The genomic interval AGTCTTGAAGACCTTCTTGTTGCAAGAACTGAAATAAATCAGCCCATCTAGTTTTCCAAGTCAATATCCTTGGGAAAGTGTTCTTCTTTTGTGTTTGCCTATGTGCTCcacactttctctcttgcttttatcACCAACCAGTCTCATTTCCCTCTGTAGCACCTATAATCTGTACTCTCCTAAACCATAACACAGCATGTCCTAGATTCTTAGATGTGTCCTTTTATCTCCTTTAAGTTGCTTAGTTTGTTTTGTTAGTCTTCAGCTTGACTTCTGGTGTATTTAAGTTGATATCATAAGTATCTACTTGTGCTTTTGGGACAAAATCAGAGTAAGGTCCTGCTATTCTGCTGTCATCATCCCAACatctaaaaaaaacacaaatctttAGAAATATTCACCTGCActgaataaagtattttttaaacattatttttaggtTAATACCACATTATTACCATCTATAACTATAATGCATCATTTCAACATACTGGGTAAAGTATCTGGATATTTAGTagatataaacaaaacattttaagtattcttattctctatttttttaatgtttattttatttttgacagagagagagagaaagagagagagagagagagagtgggggatgggcagagagagagggagacacagaatctgaagcaggcttcaggctctgaactgtcagcacagacagagcacgatgcggggctcaaactctacagaccatgagatcatgacctgagccgaagtcggacgcttaactgactgagccacccaggcaccccattttttaagtattcttattCTCTTATTGAATTTTCTCACACCATGTGATGTaagcagagcatgagcgggggaggggcagagagagagagacacagaattggaagcaggctccaggctctgagctgtcaggacagagcccgacttggggctcgaactcacagactgtgagatcatgacctgagccgaagtcggatgctcaaccaactgagccacccaggcgctccaaattctttattttttttaatatttatttatatatcctatttttatatttttttaattttttttagcgtttatttatttttgagacagagagagacagagcatgaatgggggagggtcagagagagagagacacagaatctgaaacaggctccaggctctgagctgtcagcacagagcccgacgcggggcttgaactcacagacctcgagatcatgacctgagccgaagtcagacgcttaaccgaccgagccacccaggcgcccctatatatcctatttttaaatatttatttatttatttgcttatttatttattgagagagagcaagcaggggaggggcaaagagagagggagacaaggaatctgaagtagactccaggctttgaactgtcagcacagatcctgtcatggggctcgaactcacaaactgtgagatcatgacctgagctgaagacagaagcttaatcaactaagccacacaggtacccctcaTTTGATAAATTTAGGTCTACTGGATTCACTGTTTTCTCCAATATTCTTTAGGTAATACAAAGTTTTCTGGTGGGTTATCTTCTGTGCTAAACACTACCAGTAATGAAATAGTTTCCATATTACATGTTTTTACTTTTACCGCTATAGAGATTTCCAGAGTGAAAACCACACTATCACTGGATTCATTCTTCTGGGTCTGCTGAAATACACCCCAATTCACTTCTGTCTTTTTGACCTTATAACAATAATGTTTCTTTTCACACTAACTGGAAACAATCTCTCAAAATCTCCTGATCCTGGTAGACCCCTATCTTcatattcctatgtatttttttcctttggcagcTCTCTCTCATTGTCATCCTCTTCACAGTTGCCTTTGTCCTCAAGATGATGAATGACTACCTTCTGCATAAGACAGCCAAGTCTGTTAGTCACTATGGCACCCTGATCTTCCTGGGGTTGTCTCTGGGTGGGAGTGAGTGTATCCCCTTGGAACTCATGTCCTATGACTGACATGTTTCCATCTGCAATCATTTACACTATCTACTCCTCATGAACTGACCCCTCTGAAGGTTGATGGCTGTTAGCTCATGGAACAGTAGTACTTGCAATGCATTGATACATACTGTCTACACCACGAGATTGCCCTTTTGTAGATTTAGAGAAATCAATCATTTATACTGTGAACTTCCTGTCATCTTGCATCTCTCCTGTGAGGATACCATGACCTATGAGACTGGAGTTTTGATCAGCACCACTATTTtgcttctgatttcattttcattcacccTTGTCTCCTAATCACTCATTCTTGTCATCATCACCTAAATAGCTTCTGCTGAGTGTTGCATTAGAAATTAAGTGCTTCCCAGCAGTTTCCTTTTAGGGATTTAGAAATCATCCTTTGAGAATCTACTAACAGGAATAGAAACCCTGAGGCTTGATATTTTCTTATGTGAATCATAAGCTTGAGTAGCTCTGTCAATAATGGTATCATTGATTGTTGCTGTTGTCTTCCATGTTAAATTAATAGTGTGAACTGAAAAATGACCACCAATTAGCCTAATACTTTTTTGATTGAAAAATTTAGGTAAAGTAAACATTCATCGAGTTACTGTTTTAGTTTTAGGATTAGCCATTTAGGATTAGCCATTTAGGATTTAGCCATTTTAGGATTTAAAGGTAGGTAGACTAATCCTGAAAAGCCATGTTATTTAAGGCAACCaagaaaaatatgtggaaaaCCATATTAATTCTCTGAGTTACTTGCTGGGGATACATGTTCTGAAATACGTATTAACTAGTGTCGTGGATTTTTAGATTGCAGAGCAGtcagacatttaagaaatatatatatatatatatatatatatagccatgCCTCTAACTCTGTGACCTTTATATGAGGTTTTTAAATTCATGAGACAAATCCTATATCATAGCAGGACAAATAGGGACTTGGACTGTGACATCAATATTCTCATGTTTCTACATTCACTGATTATCACCTCTTCTAGAGGTTCTAATAAAATATGCAGAATATGAAATAGCAAGCCCAAAGAACAACAGGTTAATTTTGCAAAACCTTCTAAACTGACCATAATAGTATAAATTAGCAAATATTGGTAATCAAAAAAACATATCTATGATCTCTCTAGTTTACCTTAGTGACAAAGAGTACCAGAGATCAATtcatgattcaaaaaaaaaaaaagtgtttattgttattgttttttttttttttttttttttttttttttttttttttttttttttttgtgagagagagagagagagtgagagagagagaatgagttggagaggggcagagggagagggagtcacagaatctgaagtaagctccaggctctgagctgtcagtgcagagcccattgtagGAATAAATACCATTTAGCTTTTCCCCCAGGAACTGGAAGTGACAAAATTCCATGAAAAGATCTGGGAAGTTTTCATAACCATTCCCCCTGCATTATTTGTGACTCTGTCTCTGCATTATTTGTGACTAGTCTCAGGAGCATTGCCAAATGAACACAACCAAAACAAGACATATTAAGACTCACCTCCAAGTATAGAAGCCTAGAGACATCATTGCAGATGTGTTTCCATGGGTGTACCTGACATGTCAAGTACTGAATTGAGAGGTGAGTTCGTACATTTTTACAGAAATTGTACTTATGGAAATTTACTCAGCAAATGCATGTGGCCCTGCCCAGAAGTTAGAAAGACAGTGACATACGGGttctaatttgtgtttttattgagAAACATGAAAATTCTGTAGGAAGATTTTGAATACACCTAATAAAGAATTTCTCTGTGTTAAGCACTGCGATAAGTCACTCATAAATTCACATCTTATTAATTAACAAACTTcaaaaagataattatatttgGACTCTAATGTATATACAATTGCTGTATACataatttagaatataaaattaaaagaaccaGATGGGTACTTGTgaattttttgcaattttttaaatgctcatttatttttgagagagagggaaagtgagagggacagagtgtgagcaggtgaggggcagagagagagagagacagaatctggagcaggttcagagtctgacttggagctcgaactcaggaaccctaatatcatgacctgagctgaagtcagatgctttattggctgagctacccagtcaCCCTGATAATTGtgaatttcataaaaacaaagttCTGGGGCTCCTTGGTGACTCAGGGGTTTAAgcatcacactcttgatttcagctcaggtcataatcacacaGTCCAATGAGATAGAGCCCTTCTTTAGActttgcactaacagtgtggagcctgcttgggattctttttctgctcccctgtcccctcatgctctcattctctctctctctcaaaataaataaacatgaaaaatactaaataaaatttagagaCAATGatgtttatacataaaatatgcaTTATCTTCAATTCTGGGGAGAACTTTTGTGATCATAATCTATCCTAGTGAAAAATGGTGGAATAgttgatattatatataaatttcttaCCTAAATTATGGGGGATAAGACACAGCCCTATGCTCAAGGCTGCACATTCATGAAATATAGATACTTGCTATATAGCATCTATATAGGTGATGGATGCTAAAGTAAATTATAAGTGAACTAGAAGAGAATGGCAAATGACAGAAAATGTCTCTATCCTGAGTTGaccaaataaatttatataacagGATATATTTAAGAGATAATgaaaatagggggcacctgggggactcagtcagttaagcttctgactccagctcagatcatgatctcaaggttcctgagtttgagccccacattgggctctgtgctaatatctcagagcctggagcctgcttcatactctgcctcaatttctctctgtccctccctgactcgcacactatctccctgtctcaaaaataaatgaacattaaaaattttcaaaaaaaaaagacaattaaaatataagtaaGATTTAACGCATCAGAAAACTCAGGGAAGGGAACTCCAGGACTGTGGGAAAGGTATTTTTGAATGGTATAATATGgctagagcctgatgcagaatCTCTAACATGGAGCAGATGAAGGTGACAGCAAATGTGAGCATGTTTGTAATGTGACACTTTCATATGGATATTCTACTCTAGGCAGTGAAGATGTTCACATGTAGGCACCTGATATGATTATAAACattttagttccatttttaattaccCTTTTCTCATCGTGGTTGAGTATCTCTAAGGAGGTGATGCTGCCATTTGGACAGTCAGTTAAGACACCGAGTTCAGAGTGAGACCACAGGTGGTGCCACAGATGATTACATTTTACACAACAATGTTAGGCAGAGTGCCTGTGGAACAAGCGCAGGGAACAGTGTTGtgttggatttgtttgttttcagagcATATTTACAGACATGATAGCTAACTTGGAAGAGAGATAAGGGTCAGACTGAGACTGGCTGAAATAGGCTTGTTCAGTGTCCACTCTTGTGAGAACTGAATTCAACTGGGATGCACAGATGATCTGCTGTCaagtcctcaataaataaactAGGGTGTGTTGTTTCTTCCATGTGATTTTGCCAGCGGGATGGTGGGGGGGTAGTATTTACAAGGTTTTACCAAGTATGGTAAATACCAAGTATTTACAAGGCTTTACCTAGTGCTGACTGTTGTTCTTTTGCCTTGTGCATCACGAAAGCTGTAGTGCAATTGGCATAATGGTCGTTGCATGGACAAGCTGGCAGTGCATTTTGAGAATCAAATgggaatataaagaaacaaaaatgaaaaaaaaaaaagaattaaaaacatggggaccctgggtgggtcagctggttaagcatccgaattctTAGACTTCACCTCAGGGCATGAtcatgtggtttgtgagttcgagcctggcaccaggctctgggctgacagctctaagcctggagcctgcatgggattctgtgtctccctctctctctctgtccttccccagctctctatctctctctttctccctctctgttaaaaatatacttaaaaaaagaaatcattgtatAATCTTAGTAGATGATGAGtgtcaaatgaagaaaataaagatggaaaagatgaTCAAATCTACCATTAATTTAGAGTTTTTCAGCTTCAGCAAAACTAATATTCTGGGGGAAATTTTGTGATCTGTGAGTAAACTGTACATTGTAGAATATTTAGCAGCATCTACTAGATGCCAGTATAACTCCCCGGTAGTGATAACCAAAACCATCTCTAGACATTGCATGATATCCCTTGGTAAGAGGAGAAGGTAGATTCACACCACCAACTGTTAGTATCACTGCATTAATGATAAATTATAAGTCAAATGTACTGATAGCAGTAACTATTATAAGCAAGTAAATTATAAGCAAATGAACTGATAGAAGTAACTatcacttcatttaatttttacgcTTGCTTGATTTTTAAGTTGCAAGCTCACAGAGTTGAATTTACCTGTTAAGTGTCAAATTATTTACAAGTGGCAGTAATAGAAATAATGGAAAGGTTAGACATCAAATTCTATACAATTTACTTGTGAAATGTAACACCATCAACTCAACctgaaaaacaatacaaagaatgTGTACATTTTCatgatctgtgtgtgtgcacacatgtgtataaTTCTTTGAttcaaattaatttcaatttatgCAGTTTTATggaaacacacaaatatacattcCCAATTTCTTTTGTAGCTattgaaaatttaatttgtttaaatattaaatgagatacttAAATGTTGAAATCATTCAAAGgatataaagtattaaaatattaagtttcCTTTGCTTCTGCTAGCCTTGTGTTTGACTGAATTAACCTTTGGCAGAACCAGGGAGCTCACAGAGTATTACATACATGGGTGTGTGATTAGACACTGTAAGGGAGGCAACATGTCTGTTACCTGTACAGGATATTTGGCTGGTTAGATTCCTTAAAAGATTTCCTAAAGCACAAAGGATTTCTATAATTTATCCTTCTGTAGCAGGCTAACTTTTGGTAAGGATATTGCTGGACTGAAAATTCATTGCAGAAAAGAAGGGAAGCACAATTTTGAAATACTATTGACTTTGAGATAGACCTCTGCATACTGAATAGGGGACACAAATTCTAGACACAGCTATACATTGGTTGCTATGTTCTTAAAGAAATGACTGTAAGTATTTGgatcttagtttattttttattttttggttttttttttgtttgtttttttatctgtGTGACAATAggagcacattttaaaattctgtaccAACAATAAATACACGAACTCTAAAATTGAGTCCCATTTTCtcagtattttaatttcaaacttctgaagaaaaggaaaggaaaagaaactaatgCAAGGAGAGTAACAGAAATGCAATATATCGCCACTTTCAAATTTGCAAAGCAACTGAAAGAATATGTGTATCTGCAACCTGACTTACAGACAAGATGAGTGTTCTTTTGTGAACGTGTTTTTAGACTGTGACACTTTTTGATTGAAAGAAACTATGGCTTACACTTCATTTAAAAGTCCTGTGATATCATTTATTGCTAAATGATATTGTGAGGCCtctcttcttccatttagtaGAGACCAAGTGTGAGCTGTTGTGTTGTTGCTGGGAGCCAGTGAGAATACAGGAAGAGCAGGAGGACAGACGAAACATGTTTCTaaggagaaaatgtaaaatgtgtgaCTTTAATCTCAAAACCAATTTTATTTGagcacaaaataatttattagagaCATTTGCCATCATACACTGCCTAGTAGGCATAGACAATTCTTGTTTAAATAGCTACTTTACTGGAAGTTTGGGGTGGCTAACGTGAGCAATTCTTTCTGATTCCTTGCTTTTCATAAGGTACAGGATAAACTATATCTTTTTAGCTCATGATAAGTTACTCAAGTTCTGtgaatgtcatttattttaaaaattttaatgtttttatttatttatttttgacagagagacagagagcaagtaggggaggatcagagagagagggagacacagaatctgaagcaggctccagactctgagctgtcagcatagagcctgacacagggctcaaactcacagacctttagatcatgacctgagttgaagttggactcttacctGACTGAgatgcccaggcaccccatgatgcTTATTTTACAATTGTGGGTGATGATACCAGACTCAGAATTTTGTTTCGACTTAGCATGATTTCTTATACCTGTCCAGGATGTtagtgaaatggaaaacaaaggttACATCCGAGTCTTCCCTTCCACTTATAGAAATGGCCCAGGAGCAAAATATTATCTTTCTCTCATCCAGTATGTCACTTCAGGCAAATATTGTCATTGTTGTCAGTAGAAGACAGCCAACATTTTCAATGTTGTGCAGTAAGATTAATCCAATGCTTACATGTCAAATTTGCAAGGGGATTGGAAGTAATCAATATAGGTCAGAGTTTTGTAAATGGACTATGCATAATGACTATGCATTAGTGACTAGAAGCAGAATAAATGGGTAAAAAGTAATCTAATTGAGGATTCTTTATGCATTCAAAAATTGTCtactttgtcaaaattaaaataaacatctagTGGTTATGAATGAATTCCTGCTGGGgagatctttaattttaataaagtcccagtctaaaaagtataaaataaatacacatgagcCAAACccatattaattaaattattagtcAACTTGTGGTCAGTCTTGGCAATAAGATTTATGCTTAACTCAAATTAAgctttaatattttagatatgtgAATTTATGAAGAGCATAAATTACTCATATCACgtttatatgtatatgatatatgatCATATCGCGTATATGATATGTATAAATACACGGTGGGTAtttatatttgccttttattatttcatagatTCTTTTCAGAAGAATTTGAATGCATATGCTTATCACCTTGCCTTGTGACTTTGTGAAACAACATAGAACTTCTTTCTCAAAGTAAGAAatgttgattatttatttaaggaactagatattttataaaaacttcaGAATTAGACTAAAATAGTTtggataaaatgtaaaaactcacatttctttatttttcacaccatgagtttttctttttcttcaggaaaaccaatgaatagaaaatggaaaataacaaccAAACATTAACAGGCTTCCTTTTATTGGGGTTGTTTCCACCATCAAgaattgggttgtttattttcattctcattgttatcattttcctaatggctCTTTTTGGAAACCTGTCCAtgtttctcctcatcctcctGGACGTCCATCTCCACACACCCATGTATTTTCTACTTAGTCAGCTCTCCCTCATGGACCTGAACTACATCTCCACCATCGTCCCCAAGATGGCATCCAATTATCTCTTTGGAAACAAGTCTATCTCCTTTATTGAGTGTGGGGTACAGAGCTTCTTCTTCTTGACTTTAGCAGGTGCAGAAGGGTTACTATTGGCCTCTATGGCCTATGATCGCTATTTGGCTATTTGCTTTCCTCTTCATTATCCCATTCGTATGAgcaaaaaagtgtgtgtgttgaTGATAACAGGATCTTGGATAATGGGCTCAATCAACTCCTGTGCCCACACTGTATATGCCCTCCATATCCCTTATTGTCGATCCAGGTCCATCAACCATTTCTTCTGTGATGTGCCAGCCATGTTGACTCTGGCTTGCATGGACACCTGGGTCTATGAGTACACAGTGTTTGTGAGCACCACACTTTTGATTGCATTTCCTTTCATCGGCATTGCATGTTCTTATGGCCGAGTTCTCCATGCCATCTGTCACATGCACTCaacagaagggaggaagaaggccTATTCCACCTGTAGCACACACCTCACTGTGGTGACTTTCTACTATGCACCCTTTGCTTACACTTATCTACGCCCAAGATCGCTGAGATCTCCAACAGAGGACAAGATTCTCGCTGTCTTCTACACCATCCTGACCCCAATGCTCAACCCTATCATTTATAGCCTGAGAAACAAGGAGGTGATGGGAGCCCTAAGAAGAGTGATTCAGAGGATCTGCTCTGTATAAGTTTAGAAAAAGTTCTCTTTAATCCGGCTGTCTTAAAATTccatcattttcatcttttacaACTCATTAAAACAATACCATTCCAAGATTGAAGACAAAGGTTATATTAATCTAGAAAATTAAGATAATTGAGAtttgacaaaataattttatattctcactgctttttttgtttgttttctttgtggtaatttttcaataaatagaaagaacatacattttcttttaatctgtgggtaataagaatttattaatacattgaaagaatttattaatacattGAAACAGTCCAAAATGATAGTATTAGTCATTATACTAATTCTTATATACTTATATCTTCCTAAATGGCTAAAATAGGAAGACAAGAGCAAAAAGTATAACATCCCAGGTTTCTTTGAAATCAAACAGCccccatatatatttatatatatatatatatatatatatatatatatataacattttacacTTACCTGGTGAAAAATgattcttctgtttccttatttttggtGGAAGTGATAGGTATAGAGATTGGGCAAAGAACTCTGTATGGAATTAGACATTCTCAGACCACTGAGGAGGAAAtacaagtttatatattttatgagaAGGGCACTGGAAGTAACTAGATGAATCCTAAGAAAGTAATTTATAACAGGTATACATGATCAGGAAAATTAATTGtgatcaggaaaatgaaaaatagactaTAGGATAATGAGAGCCATTTTCTAAAAGGATTGATGGGAGTTATATGCTGTTTAGTGCAGATTAATCAGTCTGAGCCACTCCCCAGTTATCCTTCAAAACACTCAAATTTCACAGCCCCAAAAGCCACTAATTCCATTTCATAGGATGATTTCTGTTAGCAGCATTTCATTATATATTCCCCCCGAAATGAACAAAGATTCCCATTTacctacatccttaccaacatgtTATTCcctgtatttttgaaaatggcTATTCTTAATgagtaaggtgatatctcattgtggcttttatttgcttttccctgattaTTTACGACGTTGAtcatccttttattattttttctttctttatctttttgtccatctgtatgtcttctttggaaaaaaaatgtctattcatgtcttctgtccattttgtaatcattttttgTGCTATTGAAATTGtgtcttctttatctattttgaatactagcctcccttattatacatattacttaaaagtatattttcttattcagtagtttgtcttataattttgttgatggttctaTTTGCTGTGCatatttttagtttgatatagcccaacttattttcacttttcttctttttgccttttgtgtaatatttaaaaataataagtattatgAATATCTATGTCAGGAAGTTAACCGCCTGttttttctggaagttttatgGTGTCAATTCTTACATTTGTCTTCaatcccttttaaaataatttttgtgtaggGTTTATGATAATGGCTTGCATGTGGCCACATAGTTTTCTGACTGGAAAATGCATAGCATTTACACTTACTGAATAGACTGTTCTCTCACCATAGTATATTAGTGGCTTATTTCTTGTAAATTAGCTAACCATAtattcatggatttatttctggtctgGGTTTCCTTACTCTTCCTTACCCTTTAGAATACACTGAATGCCATAGCACGATGCAATGCTCACTGTTTTTGTGTCTCCTGGAGAAGTATGCTTCTACACCTCCTCCGCACTGTTTAGGAAGCACAGGGTATTTTACGTTGCTTCATTATCAGAGTGTTATGGGCTGTTAGGGAATCATTACTTCTCTGAGTAAACTCACAGTAGACTCATATGTCTACCATCAAGTGTTCACCCATGGTCATTGTGGTTTCCTAAGGATAATTTTGCCCTGAGATCCCACCAACAGGTTCCATTATATCCCACAATCAAGTtcttgtgaatttctttttttttaatttttttttataaatttacatccaaatgagttggcatgtagtgcaacaatgatttcaggagtagatttcttagtaccctttacccatttagcccatcctccctcccacaacccctctagtaaccctcagtttgttctccatatttatgagtctcttctgttttgtccccttccctgtttatattttatttttgtttcccttcccttatgtttcccttcccatctgttttgtctcttaaagtcctcatatgactgaagtcatatgatttttgtctttctctgactcactaagttcacttagcatcataccctccagttccatccatgtagttgcaaatggcaagatttcattctttttgattgccgagtaatactccattgtatatatataccatgttttctatatccattcacccatcaatggacatttgggctctttccatactttgtctattgttgatagtgctgctataaacatgggggtgtatgtgtcccttcaaagcagcacacctgtgtcccgtggataaatgcctagtagtgcaattatgGGGTcaggggtagttctatttttagttttttgaggaacctccatactgttttccagagtggccgcatcactttacattcccaccaacaatgcaaaagagatcctctttctctgcatcctcgcccaacatcttttgttgcctgggttgttaatgttagccattctgacaggtgtgaggtggtatctcattgtggttttcatttgtatttccctgatgatcagtgatttTGAGAATTGCTAATGTAAATCTTCAAATATAGTAGGTAGTTCTGAGGCATGAATTAACAATCAAGTGACATTTATTCCTGgtttgcaagggtggttcaatattcacagatcaatcaatatgatacaccacactaataaaagaaagaataagaaccatatgatcatttcatgaaatgcagaaaaaaacatttgacaaaagcaacatccattcatgataaaaaagaaaaaaaaagtatggttaGAAGGAACATTCTTCAACATAATTAAGGCAATATACACAatacccacagctaatatcacccccaatggggaaaaacagagtttttcctctatagtcaggaATAAGATAAGGGTGTTTACTTTCATCACtttatttaacatagtagtgGAACTCCTTGCCACAGCAATGAGACAAGACAAAGGAGTAAAAGACATCTAAATCTgcaggaaagaagtaaaactttccctATTTGTACATTACACGATACCCTATATAGAAAACTGAAAGACCCACCAAAACATTGCTAGAAGTGACACACCGGTCTAGTAAAGTCCCAGGATAAAAAAATCGATGTACATAAATCTTGTATTCCTATACAACAATAGTGagatagcagaaagagaaatcaaggaatttatcccacttacaattgaaccaaaaaccataagatatctaggaattaATCTAACTAATGTgttaaaagacctgtactctgaaaact from Panthera uncia isolate 11264 chromosome A1 unlocalized genomic scaffold, Puncia_PCG_1.0 HiC_scaffold_17, whole genome shotgun sequence carries:
- the LOC125934797 gene encoding olfactory receptor 2L8-like; protein product: MENNNQTLTGFLLLGLFPPSRIGLFIFILIVIIFLMALFGNLSMFLLILLDVHLHTPMYFLLSQLSLMDLNYISTIVPKMASNYLFGNKSISFIECGVQSFFFLTLAGAEGLLLASMAYDRYLAICFPLHYPIRMSKKVCVLMITGSWIMGSINSCAHTVYALHIPYCRSRSINHFFCDVPAMLTLACMDTWVYEYTVFVSTTLLIAFPFIGIACSYGRVLHAICHMHSTEGRKKAYSTCSTHLTVVTFYYAPFAYTYLRPRSLRSPTEDKILAVFYTILTPMLNPIIYSLRNKEVMGALRRVIQRICSV